A genomic segment from Flavobacterium inviolabile encodes:
- a CDS encoding porin family protein, protein MIKVSLLYLLLIFPVCIFAQTEETEKKEEEKKVVVVDSLYREDQFYISIAYNLLQNSPSGFSQNSFSLGLSTGFLRDIPLNKKRTFAIAPGIGYTFNSLRQNMKIMEENNVVNYSISSDFDRNKLEMHYLDIPVEVRWRTSTPESHKFWRVYSGFKFSYLMYSKSVYTGSDGKYKVTNNSDLNKIQYGPYVGIGYNTFNAYAFYGLNPLFKSGEIEGERIKINVFSFLVIFYIL, encoded by the coding sequence ATGATTAAAGTTAGCCTGCTATACCTTTTATTGATTTTTCCGGTTTGTATTTTTGCTCAGACAGAAGAAACAGAAAAAAAAGAAGAAGAGAAAAAAGTTGTTGTTGTAGACTCTTTGTATAGAGAAGATCAGTTTTATATCAGTATTGCCTATAATTTACTTCAAAACAGCCCGAGCGGTTTTTCACAAAACTCGTTTTCATTAGGGCTTAGCACCGGTTTTCTCCGGGATATTCCACTGAATAAAAAGAGAACTTTTGCCATCGCACCCGGAATAGGATATACTTTTAACAGCCTGCGCCAGAACATGAAAATCATGGAAGAGAACAATGTTGTGAACTATTCCATCAGTTCTGATTTTGACAGAAACAAACTGGAAATGCATTATCTGGATATTCCTGTTGAAGTGCGCTGGAGAACGTCTACACCGGAAAGCCATAAATTCTGGAGAGTATATTCAGGGTTCAAATTCAGCTATCTGATGTACAGCAAATCCGTTTATACCGGTAGTGACGGAAAATATAAAGTGACCAATAATTCCGATTTGAATAAAATCCAATACGGTCCTTATGTGGGGATCGGCTACAATACTTTTAATGCGTATGCTTTTTACGGTCTGAATCCGTTATTTAAATCCGGTGAAATTGAAGGAGAGAGAATTAAGATCAATGTTTTCAGCTTCCTGGTTATCTTCTACATCTTATAG
- a CDS encoding response regulator, protein MSKEINILLVDDHPMTLDGYINLLSEFNTENLALNFTTAHNCTAAYNAIMNFFRLKKAIDFAYLDISLPAYKEMNMESGVDLAMLIREKFPNCKIALLTMHNEPVLIDKIMNKVNPEAFISKCDVNFEMFPNVFEKIYSGENFVSHTISNSLKELMMKNIKWDSIDSQILLLISQGVKTADLPNYIPLSMSALEKRKANIKSQLLRSKGGDKELIEEAKKIGLI, encoded by the coding sequence ATGTCAAAAGAGATAAATATTCTGTTAGTTGATGACCATCCGATGACACTGGATGGCTATATTAATTTGCTTTCTGAGTTTAATACAGAAAATTTAGCGCTTAATTTTACGACAGCCCATAATTGTACCGCTGCCTATAATGCGATCATGAACTTTTTCAGATTAAAAAAGGCTATTGATTTTGCTTATCTGGATATCAGCCTGCCGGCTTATAAAGAGATGAACATGGAATCCGGTGTGGATTTGGCAATGCTGATAAGAGAGAAATTTCCAAATTGTAAAATTGCGTTGCTTACCATGCATAATGAACCGGTTTTGATCGACAAGATTATGAACAAGGTAAATCCGGAAGCTTTTATATCAAAATGTGATGTGAACTTCGAAATGTTTCCAAACGTTTTTGAAAAGATTTACAGCGGTGAAAATTTTGTGAGCCATACCATTTCCAACTCACTGAAAGAGCTGATGATGAAGAATATCAAATGGGATTCCATTGATAGCCAGATATTGCTCCTGATTTCTCAGGGTGTTAAAACGGCAGACCTTCCCAATTATATCCCGCTTTCGATGAGTGCACTGGAAAAAAGAAAAGCAAATATTAAAAGTCAGTTGCTCCGTTCCAAAGGCGGTGATAAAGAACTGATTGAAGAAGCAAAGAAAATCGGATTGATATAG